The Coccinella septempunctata chromosome 6, icCocSept1.1, whole genome shotgun sequence genome segment AACATTAAATCATACTTATTTCAGCGATTACTGtggtaactgctatagaaatcagaTAAATAAACGTGAAGCCTGGCTTAATAAATCGGTTCAAATGGGTATGCGTTTCCATGATTGAATTCAACGCACTCACGATGCTCCTGAGAGATAAGAACAAAaataagaatattttttcaccaatatcagtttttttttcaaaaaccccATTCAAATTTCTTGACAattgtcataaaaaaaaaagaataaacacACCTAATACTAAAACAAAGCATATTATCAACAGCTAGTGGATGAATTTCTGGGAGGGAAATAAGAAATAACAACTAGAGTAAAACTTCAAAAATTACATTCTTCTAATAGTAATATCAATatgataaatatttcaaaaaataatttatgaaCGAATATAACTATatgtctttttttttcaaaaatgtaccAAATATAGATTTGTAtggtttataataataatatataaagaaAATGAATGGATTGGCAATGTTAGTTATGTTATCTATTGGAAGTATTCTTCCAGTTTTTCAGGAAGAAACACTCCTTTCTCAGTAATAATTCCAGCAATCAAGCATGCTGGTGTGATATCAAATGCAGGATTCCAGCAAGATATACCTAGAATTATCAAACAATAAGTTGATCTTTGATAAAATCATTAAAGCTTTTTCACCTTGTGCAGCAATTCTATGCTCTCCAACATGAGTAATTTCTCTATCAGGTCTTTCTTCAATAATTATATGATCACCATTTGAAATCTTCTTGTCTATGGATGTGAAAGGTGCAGCAACATAAAATGGAACTCCATGATACTTGGCCAATACTGCAATTTGGTAAGTTCCTATTTTATTTGCAGTATCTCCATTTATGGCTACCTACGATGggaaattttatttccataCAACACActgcgaaaaaaaaataatttatttacatACCCTATCAGCTCCAACAACAACAGCTGAAATATTTCTTTGTTTCATTAAGGCTCCTACCATGCTGTCCACTATTAATGTTGCTGGTATTTTATCATGAACCAATTCGTAAGCTGTTAATCTAGCACCCTGGTTGTAAGGCCTTGTTTCAGTGCAGTAAACATGTTCTatcaatgaataaataattaatttagATGAAGTTATTGATTGTGAATAAGTTGTTTTATATGTTCTAGAGCCACACTCAAGCGAATAATCTGAGACTATTTTGAATTCACTTTGCAACAAAGTATGTAtgcatgaaatgaaataattcatacCCAAGCGCTTATTAGCATGTAAACTCCTTATAACTCCCAAGGCAGTTCCATAGCCTGCAGTTGCTAATGAACCTGTATTACAGTGAGTTAGTATCCTCACTAGACTGTCTCCAgggaatttcaataaaatttctttGGCACCATTCTCCCCGATGGCTTTGTTATCAGCTATATCAGCTTCAAGCATAGCTTCAATATCAGATATAAATCTgcatgaaattaaaattttttttcctttcattCAAATTAACTATAAAATAATACAATAAAGACAGCATATCAATATTAGGTGGATATGGAGCTATGGGAggataaaatacaaaaaattccttACTCTACAAAATCTTTTGATTTTGCTAGTTAGgcataataaaaattaaaaaagaataCCTAGCAGAATTCTCAAGTGGtgcaaaaatatcaaattgaaTAAATCGTTTCACTCACTTTGATTTCATGGACTCTAATGAGATCTCTTCATCTTCATATAACTTATTTGCTAAAGCAATCAGCTCATCTGCTGCTTTTTTCATATTCACTGCTGTAGGTCTTGATGAAACCAGATAATTGAgttttccttcaatttcttgCCTTAAGTCTCTTTTggaatccaatttttcatgtTGTATTTCTATAGCCAAACTCAAACAACCAACAATAGCTATAGCAGGAGCTCCTCTGACCTGATATCCAAAAATTCATTGAATCAAATAAATAGAATATCTTGAATTAGGTGAGGGTTCACCTGCATTTTATTGATTGCTTTCCAACCATCTTCCACCCCTTTAATGGGAACATATTTAGACTGAGCAGGAAGCAGTAACTGATCTAGAATCTCCAAACTgttgttttcatattttatagccCTCAAAGACATTTTTAAGCTACGTGTTTTTACCTGGAACTCTAAACAGGCACTACTCAATTAACACTGTTTCAGGAAAATCGCATCATAAAAATTACCTAATAGGCTGAAGCTAcgtggatttttttttataaacgtGCCACTACTAAAATAGTTATATCTTGTTTTGTGTGCTAGGTTAGATTAAAGAAAGTTGCCAAAAAGAAATAGATAACCTTTATTTGCTGCCAAAAGAACAATTACCTACATGTTATCTCCACATGATGTATTTGATAAACGCCTGACAATACCTAATTAATCACGAGAATTTTAACATCTGCACTCGAGagtaattgaaatattgaaaatgtttcCAGCGAAAAGCGTATAACTAGTTTTTATATGACATTTGAATCAAGAATAAACTGATTGCTGATTTTAACTTCTGATTACCAATATCAATTAATTCCTTGATCCTTCATCAAACAGTCTCATAAGAAGAAACTAGAACTATTCTGATCTCGCGATTGAATGTAAGTAAATAAATAGTTCTAAAAGGggattattcaatattttattgaaaactgaaaacCGGTAATAAATAATGGATAATGGCAGAGACAACAAGGTTGTCTCTGGATAATGGAGTAATCGATAATCGCTACCCTACAAATTCAGAATCCATGCCAACATGCCATAGATTTCTTTCTCAATTCTCAGAATCCCGATGGTGAATGGTGATAATATAATGAGTTTGTCTATGATTATCATCATTATTAGTGACAGTGTGATAATTATGGATGGCATAGTGATAATCATTATCATGATGATCATCATCCTATCATCCATGTTCAACATTGAACTCTagaaccatagagttcaatgatgtTCAAGCAGTGTCTCTGGTTCAAGTGTTCTCCATAGAAAATGGTGTTCTTAGATAATCATCGAGaatcacagaacatcaaaaaCTTTTTCTAACCATAGATATAATAATATAAGTATTATCACCATAGTGCAAAGAATACCATAATGAATATagcaaaaatataataaaaataaaatactaaCATAACTAGAGTTATGACATCAAAGATTTCTCTTTGATGATATGCAGTTCATAGATTAGGACTTCATCTCAGAGATATAGAATCTCTGCTTCATCTatgccattgaactctatgggaagaGTTCAATGATCTATGCTACCTAACTCTTTGGTTCTAACcaatcaatttttgtttgttacataGAAATTTCTACTACAAATGAAATAAAAGTGTTTGGGTTGTTTGGATCGATTGATTATGAGTGTTGATGTTTTGTTCAAATCACCACCTGAAATGAAGAAAGAACAGGAAAATGGATCTGAACCGTCAGCCCCAGTTACAAAAAAAGGAATTCTAACCTCTTTTAAAACCGGCAAGCCTATGAACATACCAGAAACTGATATACTAGGACAATGTCGATTCGTATCAGAATTCGAAAAACTGAACAGAATTGGAGAAGGAACTTATGGTATTGTGTACAGAGCTAAAGATACCGTATCTGACAAAATCGTGGCTTTAAAGAAG includes the following:
- the LOC123315004 gene encoding methylthioribose-1-phosphate isomerase, with the translated sequence MSLRAIKYENNSLEILDQLLLPAQSKYVPIKGVEDGWKAINKMQVRGAPAIAIVGCLSLAIEIQHEKLDSKRDLRQEIEGKLNYLVSSRPTAVNMKKAADELIALANKLYEDEEISLESMKSKFISDIEAMLEADIADNKAIGENGAKEILLKFPGDSLVRILTHCNTGSLATAGYGTALGVIRSLHANKRLEHVYCTETRPYNQGARLTAYELVHDKIPATLIVDSMVGALMKQRNISAVVVGADRVAINGDTANKIGTYQIAVLAKYHGVPFYVAAPFTSIDKKISNGDHIIIEERPDREITHVGEHRIAAQGISCWNPAFDITPACLIAGIITEKGVFLPEKLEEYFQ